In a single window of the Phaeobacter sp. G2 genome:
- a CDS encoding GNAT family N-acetyltransferase, whose amino-acid sequence MEILDLPPSQASRLVPLLQELHALHVEHQPARYPAAPSDAALEQWLQGWLQEDAITALIAESPQGALLGYTIFGIEHRPPLPIRFEETRVMVHHIATAKAFRRMGVGQALLTAVKQRAEAEGVGTIATTYAPFNSASAGLFEGLGLQPVVTMAEWRA is encoded by the coding sequence ATGGAAATTCTAGACCTGCCGCCCAGCCAGGCCAGCCGCCTCGTCCCGCTCTTGCAAGAGCTGCATGCCCTGCATGTTGAACATCAGCCCGCCCGCTACCCGGCAGCCCCCTCAGACGCGGCGCTTGAGCAGTGGTTGCAGGGCTGGCTACAGGAAGACGCGATCACCGCGCTGATCGCTGAAAGCCCCCAGGGGGCGCTGTTGGGCTATACCATCTTTGGCATCGAGCACCGCCCGCCGCTGCCCATCCGATTTGAGGAGACCCGCGTGATGGTACACCACATCGCCACCGCCAAGGCGTTTCGCCGCATGGGCGTTGGCCAGGCCTTGCTCACGGCGGTCAAACAGCGGGCAGAGGCCGAGGGTGTCGGCACCATTGCCACCACCTATGCCCCCTTCAACAGCGCCTCGGCGGGCCTGTTTGAAGGTCTGGGCTTGCAGCCGGTCGTGACCATGGCTGAATGGCGAGCCTAA
- the rpmG gene encoding 50S ribosomal protein L33, whose product MAKPTTIKIRLNSTAGTGHFYVTKKNARTMTEKMVIRKYDPVVRKHVEYKEGKIK is encoded by the coding sequence ATGGCGAAGCCTACCACAATTAAGATCCGCCTGAACTCGACCGCGGGCACTGGCCACTTCTACGTGACCAAAAAGAACGCACGCACCATGACCGAGAAAATGGTTATCCGTAAGTATGACCCGGTTGTGCGCAAGCATGTTGAGTACAAAGAAGGCAAAATCAAGTAA
- a CDS encoding N-acetylmuramoyl-L-alanine amidase gives MPDLGEVSVDGPGAVGAVPPLQAQWCPSPNFGARRDGLRPSLVVVHYTAMQSAEAALARLCDPAAEVSAHYLIGGDGRLWQMVSEDQRAWHAGAGEWSGLDDINSRSIGIELDNTGTHPFSEPQMAVLECVLAQILARWSIAPEGVIGHSDMAPGRKSDPGPRFDWARLANLGLARAVPATLGTSLLDPGVALEDMLRRYARDLGYTAAVDDMTLLSALRSRYRPWATGPLVAEDLAPLAQSEIWV, from the coding sequence ATGCCCGATCTGGGGGAGGTTTCGGTGGACGGACCTGGCGCGGTTGGTGCGGTTCCTCCACTGCAGGCCCAGTGGTGTCCCAGCCCTAATTTTGGGGCGCGACGGGACGGGCTGCGCCCCAGTCTGGTTGTGGTGCACTATACAGCGATGCAAAGCGCTGAGGCGGCTTTGGCGCGCCTCTGTGATCCGGCGGCTGAAGTCTCCGCGCATTACCTGATTGGGGGCGATGGGCGTCTTTGGCAGATGGTGTCTGAAGACCAGCGCGCCTGGCATGCGGGGGCGGGGGAATGGTCCGGGTTGGATGACATCAATTCCCGCTCTATCGGTATTGAGCTGGACAACACCGGTACGCATCCTTTTTCTGAACCGCAGATGGCAGTGCTGGAGTGCGTGCTGGCGCAAATCCTTGCGCGTTGGTCGATTGCGCCAGAAGGGGTGATTGGGCATTCTGACATGGCACCGGGGCGCAAGAGCGACCCGGGCCCGCGCTTCGACTGGGCGCGGCTTGCGAACCTTGGATTGGCGCGGGCGGTCCCGGCAACTCTTGGAACAAGCCTGCTTGACCCTGGCGTTGCACTGGAAGATATGCTCCGCCGCTATGCGCGCGATCTGGGATATACCGCTGCGGTTGATGATATGACGCTCTTGTCTGCCTTGCGATCCCGCTACCGGCCCTGGGCGACGGGGCCGTTGGTTGCGGAAGATCTGGCACCTTTGGCGCAATCAGAGATCTGGGTTTAA
- the gatA gene encoding Asp-tRNA(Asn)/Glu-tRNA(Gln) amidotransferase subunit GatA, which yields MSDLNKLGLAEARDALRKGETTSVELTKACLSAIDKADALNAFVHKTPEIALERAAAADARLQQGDAPAMCGLPVGIKDLFCTKGVASQAASKILEGFVPEYESTVSQQLADNGAVMLGKLNMDEFAMGSSNETSTYGNAVSPWRRGNDDAPLTPGGSSGGSAAAVAADLCLAATGTDTGGSIRQPAAFTGTVGIKPTYGRCSRWGVVAFASSLDQAGPMTKSVRDAAIMLEAMSGHDPKDSTSADLAVPNFEAMLTGDIRGKKIGIPKEYHMEGMPAEIEKLWAEGTAMLKAAGAEIVDISLPHTKYALPAYYVIAPAEASSNLARYDGVRYGNRATLEAGDGITEMYEKTRAQGFGDEVQRRVMVGTYVLSAGFYDAYYNRARRVRSLIKQDFENVFAAGVDAILTPATPSAAFGLGEMSDADPVAMYLLDVFTVTVNLAGLPGIALPAGLDSQGLPLGLQLIGRPWEEGDLLNTAYALEQSTGFVAKPGKWW from the coding sequence ATGAGCGATCTGAACAAGCTTGGCCTGGCAGAGGCCCGTGATGCGCTCCGCAAGGGGGAAACAACCTCCGTCGAGCTGACCAAAGCCTGCCTCAGCGCCATCGACAAGGCAGATGCGCTCAACGCCTTTGTGCATAAAACGCCCGAAATCGCGCTGGAACGCGCGGCGGCCGCAGACGCACGGCTGCAACAGGGCGATGCCCCGGCCATGTGTGGCCTGCCGGTGGGGATCAAGGATCTGTTTTGCACCAAAGGCGTCGCCAGCCAGGCGGCCTCCAAAATCCTTGAGGGATTTGTCCCGGAGTACGAAAGCACCGTGTCCCAGCAACTGGCCGACAATGGCGCGGTGATGCTGGGCAAGCTGAACATGGATGAATTTGCCATGGGCTCGTCGAACGAGACTTCGACCTATGGCAATGCTGTCAGCCCCTGGCGCCGTGGGAACGATGATGCGCCGCTGACCCCTGGTGGCTCCTCTGGTGGCTCCGCGGCAGCGGTTGCGGCGGACCTGTGTCTGGCGGCCACCGGCACTGATACTGGCGGCTCGATCCGCCAGCCTGCGGCCTTTACCGGCACCGTTGGCATCAAACCCACCTATGGGCGCTGCTCGCGCTGGGGGGTTGTTGCCTTTGCCTCCTCGCTGGATCAGGCCGGACCAATGACCAAATCGGTGCGCGATGCGGCGATCATGCTCGAGGCCATGTCGGGCCATGACCCCAAAGACAGCACCAGCGCCGATCTGGCGGTGCCCAATTTTGAGGCCATGTTGACCGGCGATATTCGCGGCAAAAAGATTGGTATCCCCAAGGAATACCATATGGAGGGCATGCCCGCCGAGATCGAAAAGCTCTGGGCTGAGGGCACGGCGATGCTGAAAGCGGCCGGCGCCGAGATCGTTGATATCTCGCTGCCCCATACCAAATACGCCCTGCCAGCCTATTACGTCATTGCCCCAGCTGAGGCCTCGTCCAACCTGGCGCGCTATGACGGGGTGCGCTACGGCAACCGTGCCACGCTGGAGGCCGGCGATGGCATCACCGAGATGTATGAAAAAACCCGTGCTCAGGGCTTTGGCGACGAGGTGCAGCGCCGTGTCATGGTTGGTACCTATGTGCTGTCGGCCGGCTTTTATGACGCCTATTACAACCGGGCACGCCGGGTGCGCAGCCTGATCAAGCAAGACTTTGAAAACGTCTTTGCAGCGGGCGTTGATGCGATCCTGACTCCGGCCACACCGTCGGCGGCCTTTGGTCTGGGAGAGATGTCGGATGCGGATCCAGTTGCAATGTATCTGCTGGATGTCTTCACCGTCACAGTGAACCTTGCAGGCCTGCCGGGCATTGCTCTGCCAGCTGGGCTCGACAGCCAGGGATTGCCGCTTGGCCTGCAGCTGATTGGCCGTCCTTGGGAAGAGGGTGACCTGCTGAACACCGCCTATGCACTGGAGCAATCCACAGGATTTGTGGCAAAGCCCGGAAAATGGTGGTAA
- the gatC gene encoding Asp-tRNA(Asn)/Glu-tRNA(Gln) amidotransferase subunit GatC, with translation MSIDQNTAAKVAKLARIKVEDEALPALAAEFNTILEFIEQLNEVDVEGVEPMTSVTPQRLKRREDVVTDGDQPDKILSTAPDAREGFFAVPKVME, from the coding sequence ATGTCGATTGACCAAAACACCGCCGCCAAAGTGGCCAAACTGGCCCGGATCAAGGTTGAAGATGAGGCGCTGCCAGCCCTGGCCGCCGAATTCAACACGATCCTGGAATTCATCGAGCAGCTGAATGAAGTCGATGTCGAGGGGGTCGAACCGATGACCTCGGTGACGCCGCAGCGGCTCAAGCGGCGCGAAGATGTGGTCACCGATGGCGACCAGCCGGACAAGATCCTGTCCACTGCGCCGGATGCGCGCGAAGGCTTTTTTGCCGTGCCCAAAGTGATGGAGTAA
- a CDS encoding metal-dependent hydrolase, with amino-acid sequence MKIIWLGHGSFRIETNDQVFLIDPWLSGNPMLAESQYDAALNGATHIVLTHTHFDHVVDVLPLAKAHNIPVVGQYDLMGYWGESEGISTIGFNKGGTVDLGGAKLAMVPASHSSTFTTEDGLRASGSEVGYMLMSEGKTVYISGDTGIMADMDWIGDYYKPEVGILSAGGHFTMDMKQVAYAAKRYFNFKTLIPCHYGTFPILEQNAEHLVEALPGVEVIEPKVLEAIEI; translated from the coding sequence ATGAAGATCATTTGGCTGGGACATGGCAGCTTTCGCATTGAAACCAACGATCAGGTGTTTTTGATCGACCCCTGGCTCAGCGGCAATCCCATGCTTGCCGAAAGCCAGTATGATGCAGCCCTGAACGGAGCCACCCATATTGTTCTCACCCACACCCATTTTGACCATGTTGTGGACGTGTTGCCGCTGGCAAAAGCGCACAACATACCGGTGGTGGGACAGTATGATCTGATGGGCTATTGGGGCGAAAGCGAAGGCATTTCCACCATCGGCTTCAACAAGGGCGGCACAGTCGATCTGGGCGGGGCAAAGCTGGCGATGGTGCCGGCCTCACACAGCTCCACCTTCACCACCGAAGACGGTCTGCGCGCCAGTGGGTCGGAAGTGGGGTATATGCTGATGAGTGAAGGCAAAACTGTCTATATCTCGGGAGATACCGGGATCATGGCGGATATGGATTGGATCGGAGACTACTACAAACCCGAGGTTGGCATCCTGAGCGCCGGTGGCCATTTCACCATGGACATGAAACAGGTCGCCTATGCTGCCAAACGCTACTTCAATTTCAAAACCCTGATCCCCTGCCACTATGGCACCTTTCCCATTCTGGAACAGAACGCGGAGCATCTGGTCGAGGCGCTGCCTGGTGTCGAGGTGATCGAACCAAAGGTCCTGGAGGCGATTGAAATCTAA
- a CDS encoding DNA-3-methyladenine glycosylase I: MSKLINGQDGQPRCAWSASAPEFDAYHDAEWGYPVGDDIRLFEKVCLESFQSGLSWRTILAKRENFRAAFCGFDWNKVAEFDEGDVARLLQNTGIIRHRGKIEATINNARRAQEMVAEFGSLAAFFWSFEPDPATRPEPQTQTTSADSVALFKALKKRGWKFVGPTTAFAFMQAMGLINDHARGCMCRARADAARATFTPPVAIGAQGL, encoded by the coding sequence GTGAGTAAACTTATCAACGGCCAGGACGGCCAACCGCGCTGCGCCTGGAGCGCTTCGGCGCCAGAATTTGACGCCTATCATGATGCTGAGTGGGGCTACCCAGTGGGCGATGACATCCGGCTGTTTGAAAAGGTCTGTCTTGAAAGCTTCCAGTCTGGCCTCAGCTGGCGCACGATCTTGGCCAAGCGGGAAAATTTTCGCGCCGCCTTCTGCGGTTTTGACTGGAACAAAGTGGCCGAGTTCGACGAGGGTGATGTGGCGCGGTTGTTGCAGAATACCGGTATCATTCGCCACCGGGGCAAAATCGAAGCCACCATAAACAACGCCCGCCGGGCTCAGGAAATGGTTGCGGAGTTTGGCTCTTTGGCTGCGTTTTTCTGGAGCTTTGAGCCGGATCCCGCAACGCGCCCCGAGCCGCAGACCCAGACCACCAGCGCCGACTCGGTGGCGCTGTTCAAGGCCTTGAAAAAGCGTGGATGGAAATTTGTCGGCCCCACCACCGCCTTTGCCTTTATGCAGGCCATGGGGCTGATCAATGATCACGCCAGGGGATGTATGTGTCGCGCCCGGGCCGATGCGGCCCGGGCCACTTTTACTCCACCGGTCGCGATCGGCGCTCAAGGTCTTTAA
- a CDS encoding nucleoside deaminase, translating to MFKSHMDVALAEARAAASRGEVPVGAVLVDPTGAIVARAGNRTRALSDPTAHAEILVLRQACAAGQTERLQGFDLYVTLEPCAMCAAAIAAARIRRVYYGASDPKSGGVAHGACVFSHPQAHHAPEVYEGIAEVESAEILRQFFAARR from the coding sequence ATGTTCAAGTCGCATATGGATGTTGCCCTGGCAGAAGCGCGCGCCGCTGCGAGCCGGGGCGAGGTGCCGGTGGGGGCGGTTTTGGTAGACCCAACCGGCGCCATTGTTGCCCGTGCAGGCAATCGCACCCGCGCGCTGTCTGACCCCACCGCCCATGCCGAAATTCTGGTGTTGCGACAGGCCTGTGCCGCAGGACAGACCGAGCGCCTACAGGGCTTTGATCTCTATGTGACGCTGGAGCCCTGTGCCATGTGCGCCGCCGCCATCGCAGCGGCACGTATCCGGCGTGTGTATTATGGGGCTTCCGATCCTAAATCCGGCGGGGTGGCGCATGGGGCCTGCGTTTTTTCGCACCCGCAGGCACATCACGCTCCAGAGGTCTATGAGGGAATTGCAGAGGTGGAATCGGCAGAGATTTTGCGGCAGTTTTTCGCCGCAAGGCGTTAA